The genomic region TCCAGTGCCATATCCAAAAAAGGAAGTACTTCATCGGACAAGCCATAGACCTCATTTCCAAATACAAATGCATACTTTTCGGCTTTCAAAGGACGAAAATCCTGCAAATAGGTGGGTGTGTCGGTTTGTTCTACTCCCACGATGCGATAGCCCCGTTCTTTGAGGTGCTTCAGTGCTTCGGTTGTTTGTTCAAAGTAGTACCACTCCACCGATTCAGTGGCTCCCAATGCCGACTTATGAATTTCTTTGTGCGGCGGCTGGGGGGTGATGCCACATAAATACAAGGCTTCTAAGGCGAAGGCATCACCAGTGCGGAAAGCCGCTCCCACATTGTGCGCACTGCGCAGGTTGTCAAGCACCAACACCACCGGGTGTTTAGGCTTGCTTTTGAAAGTATCTACATCTACTCGTCCGAGTTCTTCAAGTTGCAACTTGCGCATGGTTCTGTGCCGAATTGAAAAGTATAAAAAGACGTAACTTTGTTGGTAGTGTCAAAAGTCTCAAAGAGAAGGAATCGAAAAAAGCGTTATGGCAACAAGCAAAACCAAGGAAACACCCTTGATGCGGCAATATTATGCAATCAAAAAGAAATATCCGAATACCATATTGTTGTTTCGCGTAGGCGACTTCTACGAAACCTTCGGAGAAGATGCCATTCAAGCCAGTCGCATTTTGGGCATTACCCTCACTAAGCGCGCCAACGGTGCCGCTGCGGAAGTAGAACTGGCAGGCTTTCCATACCATGCCCTCGACAACTACTTGCCCAAGCTTATCAAAGCAGGCAAACGTGTTGCCGTTTGTGACCAA from Thermonema lapsum harbors:
- a CDS encoding RNA methyltransferase, with amino-acid sequence MRKLQLEELGRVDVDTFKSKPKHPVVLVLDNLRSAHNVGAAFRTGDAFALEALYLCGITPQPPHKEIHKSALGATESVEWYYFEQTTEALKHLKERGYRIVGVEQTDTPTYLQDFRPLKAEKYAFVFGNEVYGLSDEVLPFLDMALEIPQFGTKHSLNVSVTIGIVCWHYWQQVFGSKMP